One Fuerstiella marisgermanici DNA window includes the following coding sequences:
- a CDS encoding proprotein convertase P-domain-containing protein — translation MAVLQSLLAGFRNSRSQTRKSRRNLQRATTTEALEERLLLTNIPDFLISRPGAPDLVYLDFDGHGSTQAFSMDAQHDGTFSNLELEKIEEIFLRVSEDLAPFDIEVRAADLVDPNLSFQNGNALRVVIGANDTDITATLDEWSGAAAENVVTVGDGGGADSITTNYQDLGRDIAYRASRAIGRAVGLTFVGTSPAIRRVDNAPLFATGERDIWSDNGGQDDLSIITKTANSIVFAADDHGNSIATATNVATTANIESIRGVIERNDDTDVFTFSTAAAGTATININVLDLTTRASAITGNSFGAANPGANLDPVLRIFDANGTLVAEDDPANSLSASISTSLAAGRYFIEVSNRGEYGNLGEYTITMDGIDTGSALPVAPQQSNPSAPVNLFLDFNGHVVSNPEVLAQRADGIDRPFYVPVYDTDGDRTSFSAEETAQIEEIWARVAEDFAPFDVNVTTSDPFVYRDREGILVAIGGDGSWQVTPLGTGFAELNTFNSGGDDNNAVVFSDTFTSPKETALEISATIAKSMGIETYIDANTGNRVAGLPAYGPIGGDSVSSLRDVFLQGPGSTAGNPIQDPIGIITNTQNRISFRRDVQGNGFATAAAINVTQGDEVLTGIIEQQDDQDWFTFRTVEATAEISITGLDLTVDSLGNPVPGITNPGANFDPVIRLYRNVADSLVLVNSDGDFPLTPNPNDASPASLKATIVETIPAGQYYISVSNIRDLNTGASEYGNVGQYTITMKGVDGTPAVVSFQPDPTQPRVESISENDNVVVGIGRVDRPQGQPASSSLTVQLQSTDTSELIVPQQVVIPPGQTFVLFDVTAVDDSVLDGDQNVTVQAFVGGKLNSEVRLKVRDHETISATVNPDPVKENAGPGGAVLTVTRSNTDIDAANHWIAAGDSIQERDPSGAVIRTIPVEWPGGTGRPAGEIVHDILVLQDGNVAVYNGTGRVFLSVYNVTLGTWDHFAEPGLSANTSADETVGGLASVGDYIFLTDLESFDGDERGIVRVNTLTGEVVRFADSSVGSRLFYHESNRIVEAHAVTGEIVRTLTPTPTLSTFNTLEAITFDGNNLWALFDRTTSASSLVELQKLNPDTGEILEVHSIPLAGSGFFFSFEEIGMTVLNDLIYFNIPFYSSTFAFNRVIQSYNPANRQFASGLIPVDSLNSIVIGPATGSLKGDGTLGNPDVLLFHGYPGTIGGGFGNNRVYMVNPLTGRVVNSFATGDGASISTFFRSSGIEGMNDVSRDGTVLNQLIYLNVDDPFDPNDNLIRVFDRTGVPVDLDLNTVVIDGVPHDFSGFSPFRNAEIAGGDVPGLVAQELSFRDVSIGINDQLLYGLVENGTQISVYDPETLIFERNIQLDAVVNAISVDEEGHILGGGPNGSVVIFDADGTTIATLDASSLGLANVADVDTNISKEVIISDTNGVVIIGPRDAIFVDDASQFAVDVTVDAKTTFSSFGRHSTLPTGPVIVRLTSDDLTELQVPIEVEIPVGQASVSVPIDVIDDNILDGAQLVTITGTADNYVSDATIVTVTDAEQVGVEIMPSEVAETDGLLPNQIRIFRSDVDGPFTVPESTFGQVTTPVPITDRDVTLSHITLVDQISRVTDVDVSITLQHGFIPDLDVALVSPSGTRVQLFADLGSNETNMTGTIFDDEAATRIRDGVAPYTGRFIPRELLSKFDGEDPSGTWTLEVVDDNVTDVGTLLSWSLDIDTVGISETRVTLISSDPSEATVTTTTVVIPAAREEVYVDLTAIDDSIVDGTQTVTISIDTMNLVGFDPGMDTVDVTDVETLQISLDTLVVSEGDGPNAISGTITRSDSDMSQPLIVTLVSSDTSELAVASPIVIPIGEATASFTIDAIDDFDFDGDQSVTIEASAPGYISTTSDEITVTDQEPRLALTTLTPDVAEDAGTITISLSRLDANDLSQPLTVTLVSSDLTELTVPTTLIIGIGQVSTTFTATIVEDTLLDGPQTVKITAADQNVANPAVNSGTLDIVVEDAEFISITVPAGQNSFLENAGDNVTTGTVSVSSLGHTQPIIVSLTNSDPTEISIPTEVLIPVGATSATFQINAVNDSVIDRDQSVTVTGTSVGYRNGVLNLTVQDHEPPIPVGPESVVEDPTPTISWDPVGGATRYDLWVNDVSRGIVQLFRLDNIPATQTSFTPTQELGVGRYRYWVRAYDDLEQPGFWSDPYDFRIRTRPQMVSPTNQSFVASATFPEISWTTVVDTDRYDLWVNNLSTGESQVIRETNLQTTSFASQANLPGGTYRAWVRASVQDDVYTANNGDVPAFVDGFWSTPITFTVLSSPTNVRPSGATFDRTPTIEWDAVDGAENYYIWITLRNPGETPEVILRDRFVVGTSRTPEMDLENGRYAVWVKAVAADGTESAWSPATEFTVGGRPDIVSPVDESTTSSTPTFLWTSVAGADRYEFWMDRTDVAQSKVVYNDSVQTTSLAITSPLASGTYRVWIRAISEMGERSFWSKPVDITVASSDIKSPAIELPSTSGTLLTNVPVASTPETGDERYEVAPTVSDEMLIPTETVTATEAAEVAGPSTEVADDVVFDAGEVVDAVMADLATSDWWTGESKTTEQEASSPQFAAALGLGLITGGRIRRRQGDRRTDDEG, via the coding sequence ATGGCAGTACTGCAATCTCTGCTCGCAGGTTTCCGTAATTCGCGTTCACAAACGCGCAAGTCGCGTCGCAATCTTCAGCGAGCGACGACCACAGAGGCGTTGGAAGAACGGTTGCTGCTGACCAATATTCCCGACTTTCTCATCAGTCGGCCAGGCGCGCCTGACCTCGTGTACCTTGACTTCGATGGTCATGGCAGCACGCAGGCCTTCAGCATGGATGCTCAGCACGACGGCACGTTTTCCAATCTGGAATTGGAAAAGATTGAAGAGATCTTCTTGCGCGTGTCTGAAGATCTGGCGCCGTTCGATATTGAAGTGCGCGCGGCCGATCTGGTTGACCCGAATCTATCGTTCCAGAACGGTAATGCTTTACGAGTCGTCATTGGTGCAAATGACACGGACATCACGGCCACCCTGGATGAATGGAGTGGTGCTGCAGCTGAGAACGTCGTGACTGTCGGCGATGGCGGCGGTGCCGATTCCATTACAACGAATTACCAGGATCTCGGCCGAGATATCGCTTACCGAGCCAGCCGGGCGATTGGTCGCGCCGTCGGCCTCACATTTGTCGGCACGAGTCCTGCGATTCGTCGTGTCGATAATGCACCACTGTTTGCCACCGGTGAGCGGGATATCTGGTCGGACAACGGAGGCCAGGACGACCTTTCCATCATCACGAAAACTGCAAACAGCATCGTCTTTGCCGCTGATGATCATGGGAATTCGATTGCGACGGCCACAAACGTGGCTACGACAGCAAACATCGAATCGATCCGCGGTGTGATTGAGCGAAATGATGACACGGACGTGTTCACATTCAGCACAGCGGCCGCTGGCACAGCTACGATCAATATCAATGTATTGGATTTAACCACGCGCGCTTCGGCAATCACGGGCAATTCTTTCGGTGCGGCCAATCCGGGGGCCAACCTTGATCCTGTGCTGCGAATCTTTGATGCGAACGGAACACTGGTCGCGGAGGATGATCCGGCGAACAGCCTTTCGGCAAGCATTTCGACCAGCCTTGCCGCCGGGCGATATTTTATTGAGGTCTCAAACCGCGGCGAATACGGCAATCTCGGTGAGTACACGATCACGATGGATGGCATCGATACCGGTTCTGCACTACCGGTCGCGCCGCAGCAGAGTAACCCAAGCGCACCGGTGAATCTGTTTCTGGATTTCAACGGTCACGTCGTGTCTAACCCTGAAGTACTCGCTCAACGTGCAGACGGCATTGACCGGCCGTTTTACGTGCCTGTTTACGATACCGACGGCGACCGCACGTCTTTTTCTGCCGAAGAGACCGCACAGATTGAAGAGATCTGGGCACGCGTGGCCGAGGACTTTGCACCATTCGACGTAAACGTCACGACTTCCGACCCATTTGTGTATCGTGACCGCGAAGGAATTCTGGTCGCCATCGGTGGTGATGGTTCATGGCAGGTCACACCGCTCGGAACCGGTTTTGCGGAACTGAATACGTTCAACTCCGGTGGGGACGACAATAACGCTGTTGTGTTCTCGGACACCTTCACGTCACCAAAGGAAACCGCGCTGGAGATCAGCGCGACCATCGCGAAATCGATGGGAATCGAAACGTATATTGATGCCAATACAGGCAACCGCGTGGCTGGCCTTCCGGCTTATGGCCCGATTGGCGGTGATTCGGTTTCCAGTCTTCGAGACGTGTTTCTACAGGGGCCAGGTTCAACCGCAGGCAATCCCATTCAGGATCCGATAGGGATCATCACCAACACTCAGAACCGCATCTCGTTTCGTCGCGATGTTCAGGGCAACGGGTTTGCCACGGCGGCAGCCATCAACGTGACTCAGGGTGACGAAGTTCTGACGGGCATCATTGAGCAGCAGGACGACCAGGACTGGTTTACCTTCCGCACGGTGGAAGCGACGGCTGAAATCAGCATCACGGGCCTCGACCTGACCGTAGACTCACTAGGCAATCCGGTTCCTGGTATCACTAATCCGGGTGCCAACTTCGATCCGGTGATCAGGTTGTATCGCAACGTTGCCGACTCGCTCGTGCTGGTGAATTCCGATGGCGATTTTCCTCTGACCCCCAACCCCAACGATGCGAGTCCGGCAAGTCTGAAAGCGACGATCGTTGAGACGATTCCGGCGGGGCAGTACTACATTAGTGTCTCGAACATTCGGGACCTCAACACTGGTGCGAGTGAGTATGGCAACGTTGGGCAGTACACAATTACGATGAAGGGCGTGGATGGAACGCCAGCCGTCGTTTCGTTCCAGCCGGACCCCACGCAACCGCGCGTGGAATCCATCTCGGAAAATGACAACGTCGTGGTGGGCATTGGTCGCGTGGACCGACCACAGGGTCAGCCCGCATCAAGTTCGTTGACAGTGCAGTTGCAAAGCACCGATACGTCGGAGCTGATTGTCCCTCAGCAGGTCGTGATTCCGCCTGGTCAGACGTTTGTATTGTTTGACGTCACAGCTGTCGATGACAGCGTTCTGGACGGCGACCAGAATGTGACGGTTCAGGCGTTCGTCGGTGGCAAGCTAAACAGCGAAGTGAGACTGAAGGTTCGCGATCACGAGACGATTTCAGCCACCGTGAATCCTGATCCTGTTAAGGAAAACGCTGGGCCGGGCGGTGCCGTACTGACGGTGACGCGTAGCAACACGGATATTGACGCGGCTAACCATTGGATCGCGGCCGGTGACAGTATTCAGGAACGTGATCCATCCGGAGCTGTGATCCGCACCATTCCCGTGGAATGGCCGGGTGGTACAGGGCGTCCTGCTGGCGAAATTGTCCATGACATCCTCGTGCTGCAGGATGGCAACGTGGCTGTTTACAACGGTACAGGCAGAGTGTTCCTGTCCGTTTACAATGTGACTCTGGGCACATGGGATCATTTTGCTGAGCCGGGGCTATCAGCGAACACGTCAGCCGATGAAACGGTCGGCGGGTTGGCATCTGTGGGCGACTATATCTTCTTGACCGACCTTGAGTCCTTCGATGGCGACGAACGCGGGATTGTTCGAGTCAACACGCTGACTGGCGAAGTCGTGCGATTTGCTGACAGTTCCGTGGGATCACGGCTGTTCTATCACGAAAGCAATCGCATCGTAGAAGCGCACGCGGTGACCGGCGAGATTGTCCGCACGCTGACGCCTACGCCGACGCTTTCGACATTCAACACGCTGGAGGCAATCACATTCGACGGCAACAATCTTTGGGCTTTGTTTGACCGCACAACGTCGGCATCGTCACTGGTCGAATTGCAGAAGTTGAATCCGGATACCGGCGAAATTCTGGAAGTCCACTCCATCCCGCTGGCGGGCTCGGGCTTTTTCTTCTCGTTTGAAGAAATTGGTATGACGGTGTTGAACGATTTGATCTACTTCAACATTCCGTTCTATAGCTCGACTTTTGCCTTTAATCGTGTGATCCAATCGTACAACCCTGCGAATCGTCAGTTCGCCAGCGGACTAATTCCAGTCGACTCTCTTAACAGTATTGTCATTGGGCCAGCAACAGGGTCGCTGAAGGGCGACGGGACGCTCGGTAACCCAGACGTGTTACTGTTCCATGGGTATCCAGGTACAATTGGCGGAGGTTTCGGTAACAATCGCGTGTACATGGTCAACCCGCTGACCGGTCGGGTCGTTAATTCGTTCGCGACAGGCGATGGTGCGTCCATTTCAACTTTCTTCCGCTCGTCCGGCATTGAAGGGATGAACGACGTATCCCGCGATGGCACGGTACTTAACCAGTTGATTTACCTGAACGTAGACGACCCATTCGACCCCAACGATAATTTGATTCGAGTCTTCGATCGCACAGGCGTCCCTGTCGATCTTGATTTGAACACCGTTGTCATCGACGGGGTTCCTCACGATTTCTCGGGCTTTAGCCCTTTCAGAAACGCTGAAATTGCGGGCGGCGATGTACCAGGACTTGTGGCTCAGGAATTGAGTTTCCGCGACGTGTCCATTGGTATCAATGACCAGCTGCTTTATGGCCTTGTGGAAAACGGGACTCAGATTTCCGTTTACGATCCCGAGACGCTGATTTTCGAACGGAACATCCAATTAGATGCAGTGGTGAATGCGATCTCAGTTGACGAAGAAGGTCATATTCTCGGCGGTGGCCCCAATGGTTCGGTCGTGATCTTTGATGCGGACGGTACCACGATCGCAACTCTCGATGCGTCCAGCCTCGGCCTGGCCAACGTTGCTGACGTGGATACCAACATCAGTAAAGAAGTCATTATCTCGGATACCAATGGTGTCGTGATCATTGGGCCTCGAGATGCGATATTCGTAGATGACGCAAGTCAGTTTGCCGTTGACGTCACTGTCGACGCAAAGACAACATTCTCCAGCTTTGGCCGCCATTCAACGCTTCCAACCGGCCCCGTAATCGTCAGGCTGACCTCAGACGATCTCACCGAGCTGCAGGTGCCTATCGAGGTGGAGATTCCTGTTGGGCAGGCATCAGTGTCGGTGCCAATCGATGTGATCGACGACAACATCCTGGATGGCGCGCAGCTGGTCACAATCACGGGGACGGCGGATAACTATGTTTCGGATGCGACCATCGTCACGGTGACGGATGCCGAGCAGGTGGGTGTCGAAATCATGCCGTCTGAGGTTGCTGAAACGGACGGGCTGCTTCCCAACCAAATTCGCATCTTCCGATCGGATGTGGACGGTCCGTTTACCGTTCCTGAATCCACGTTTGGTCAGGTGACGACTCCCGTGCCGATTACAGATCGTGATGTCACGCTGTCGCACATTACGCTCGTCGACCAAATTTCACGAGTCACAGATGTAGACGTTTCCATCACGCTGCAGCATGGGTTCATCCCGGACCTTGACGTGGCGCTCGTTAGCCCGTCGGGAACTCGCGTTCAGTTGTTCGCGGACCTTGGCAGCAACGAAACCAACATGACGGGGACCATATTCGACGACGAAGCCGCTACGCGCATCCGCGACGGGGTGGCTCCGTACACCGGAAGATTTATTCCCAGAGAACTGCTTTCGAAGTTCGACGGTGAGGATCCATCGGGGACATGGACACTGGAAGTTGTCGACGACAACGTGACCGATGTCGGCACGCTGTTAAGCTGGTCGTTGGACATTGATACGGTTGGCATTTCTGAAACAAGAGTCACGCTCATCAGCAGCGATCCTTCAGAAGCCACCGTTACCACAACGACAGTTGTCATCCCGGCTGCTCGCGAAGAAGTTTACGTTGACCTGACGGCGATCGATGATTCGATTGTGGACGGTACGCAGACAGTGACCATCAGCATTGACACCATGAACCTTGTCGGGTTTGACCCCGGAATGGACACGGTGGATGTGACGGATGTTGAGACCCTGCAGATTTCGTTGGACACACTAGTCGTTTCTGAAGGCGATGGGCCGAACGCGATCTCCGGCACAATCACGCGTTCTGATTCCGATATGTCGCAGCCGTTGATCGTGACTTTGGTCAGCAGTGACACAAGCGAACTTGCCGTGGCATCACCAATTGTTATCCCGATTGGTGAAGCAACCGCTAGCTTTACGATTGACGCGATTGACGACTTTGACTTCGACGGCGATCAATCGGTTACGATCGAGGCTTCAGCTCCCGGCTACATTTCGACGACGAGTGACGAGATCACGGTCACCGACCAGGAGCCACGCCTCGCTTTAACGACACTCACGCCGGACGTCGCGGAAGACGCGGGCACGATTACCATTTCATTGTCTCGATTGGACGCCAATGACCTGAGCCAGCCGTTGACCGTGACATTGGTTAGCAGCGATCTCACAGAACTGACGGTGCCGACGACTCTCATCATCGGCATTGGGCAGGTCAGCACGACGTTCACCGCCACGATCGTCGAAGACACGCTGCTGGATGGGCCTCAGACGGTCAAAATCACTGCTGCTGATCAGAATGTGGCGAACCCCGCCGTGAATTCCGGCACGCTGGATATTGTGGTGGAAGACGCTGAGTTCATTTCCATCACCGTGCCGGCTGGGCAGAATTCGTTTTTGGAGAACGCGGGAGACAACGTTACAACGGGTACCGTGAGTGTCAGTTCTCTTGGGCACACGCAGCCGATCATCGTCAGTCTGACCAACAGTGATCCGACGGAAATTTCTATTCCAACGGAAGTGCTGATTCCTGTGGGAGCCACGTCGGCGACGTTCCAGATTAACGCCGTGAATGATTCTGTGATTGATCGCGATCAGTCGGTGACCGTCACGGGAACGTCTGTCGGTTATCGGAATGGCGTTCTGAATCTGACGGTGCAGGACCATGAACCGCCAATTCCCGTTGGTCCGGAAAGTGTTGTAGAAGATCCAACGCCTACCATTTCGTGGGATCCGGTTGGAGGTGCCACACGCTACGACCTGTGGGTCAACGATGTATCACGCGGCATCGTGCAGCTGTTCCGACTGGACAATATTCCGGCCACACAGACCAGCTTCACGCCGACTCAGGAATTGGGTGTCGGACGGTATCGCTATTGGGTCCGAGCGTACGACGATCTGGAACAGCCCGGATTCTGGAGTGATCCTTACGATTTCCGAATTCGTACTCGCCCACAAATGGTGAGCCCAACGAATCAGTCGTTTGTCGCGTCTGCCACGTTCCCGGAAATTTCCTGGACAACCGTTGTGGACACAGATCGGTACGACCTGTGGGTTAACAATTTGAGTACCGGCGAAAGTCAGGTTATTCGGGAAACGAATCTGCAAACGACCAGCTTCGCTTCGCAGGCTAACCTGCCGGGCGGAACCTATCGAGCGTGGGTGCGAGCCTCTGTTCAGGACGATGTCTACACAGCCAACAACGGCGATGTGCCTGCGTTTGTAGATGGTTTCTGGAGTACCCCGATCACTTTCACCGTTCTGTCGTCGCCGACCAACGTGCGTCCATCGGGTGCGACGTTTGACCGTACACCAACGATCGAATGGGATGCCGTCGACGGTGCCGAAAACTATTACATCTGGATTACGCTTCGCAATCCTGGCGAAACTCCAGAGGTAATTCTCAGGGACCGTTTTGTCGTCGGCACCTCACGCACACCAGAAATGGATCTGGAGAACGGGCGTTATGCCGTTTGGGTGAAGGCCGTCGCTGCTGACGGTACGGAATCCGCGTGGTCGCCGGCAACAGAATTCACCGTCGGCGGCCGTCCTGACATCGTGTCGCCTGTGGACGAATCAACGACGTCGTCGACGCCAACGTTCCTGTGGACGAGCGTTGCAGGGGCAGACCGCTACGAATTCTGGATGGATCGCACAGACGTTGCTCAGTCAAAAGTTGTGTACAACGACAGTGTGCAGACCACGTCGCTTGCCATCACCTCGCCACTTGCGTCCGGCACGTATCGTGTCTGGATTCGAGCCATCAGCGAGATGGGTGAGAGGTCCTTCTGGAGCAAGCCAGTCGACATCACCGTGGCTTCCAGCGACATTAAGTCGCCTGCCATCGAATTGCCGTCAACGTCGGGCACACTTCTGACGAACGTGCCCGTGGCTTCAACGCCAGAAACTGGCGACGAACGCTATGAGGTCGCTCCGACGGTTTCCGATGAAATGTTGATTCCGACGGAAACAGTGACTGCGACAGAGGCTGCTGAGGTCGCCGGTCCGTCTACGGAAGTTGCCGACGATGTTGTGTTCGATGCCGGCGAAGTCGTCGACGCCGTCATGGCCGACCTCGCTACCAGCGATTGGTGGACGGGCGAATCGAAAACGACGGAACAGGAAGCATCTTCTCCTCAGTTTGCAGCCGCTTTGGGGCTGGGCCTGATCACCGGTGGTCGAATCCGCCGCCGTCAAGGCGATCGCCGAACGGATGACGAAGGATAA
- the hisS gene encoding histidine--tRNA ligase: MSSNKKIKPQTLRGFRDFLPDQMMAREHLIDTARQVYRSYGFAPIDTPALEYAEVLLGKGGEESDKQVFRFTDQGDRDVAMRFDLTVPLARYSAQHIQELGTPFRRYHIGPVWRGERPARGRYREFMQCDFDTIGSDSNATDIETLMVIHDLFEKIGIERFTIRVNNRRVLNGLLEKNDLLQHASGILRALDKLDKIGRDKVVAEMVEQVGISEAQAGNVLDMAMLTGTPDEILTSLDGMLQGSETGETGLSNLQELFGTIRTCGLPQDRVTLDVSIARGLNYYTGTIYETFLGDLPGIGSVCSGGRYDNLAQLFTSQKLPGVGASLGVDRMLAAMEELGMTEKATTPAPVLVTMFERERAADYMQIARTLRQAGIGAEVFPEAKGIGKQMKYANRKGFQVALIAGTDEFASGTWQVKGLVDGSQQQVATEQVVATIEALIR, encoded by the coding sequence GTGTCTAGCAACAAGAAAATCAAGCCCCAAACACTTCGTGGCTTCCGGGATTTCCTACCGGACCAAATGATGGCGCGAGAACATCTGATCGATACTGCTCGGCAGGTGTATCGCAGCTATGGATTCGCCCCCATTGATACGCCCGCCCTGGAATATGCAGAAGTACTGCTGGGCAAAGGTGGTGAAGAATCGGACAAGCAGGTCTTCCGGTTCACCGATCAAGGCGATCGCGACGTCGCTATGAGGTTCGACCTGACCGTCCCGCTGGCCCGGTATTCGGCTCAGCACATCCAGGAATTAGGCACACCGTTTCGCCGCTATCACATCGGCCCCGTCTGGCGGGGCGAACGCCCCGCGCGAGGTCGATATCGCGAATTTATGCAGTGCGACTTCGACACCATCGGCAGCGACAGCAACGCGACCGACATCGAAACTCTGATGGTAATCCACGATCTGTTCGAAAAAATCGGCATCGAACGTTTCACGATTCGTGTCAACAACCGTCGCGTGCTTAACGGCCTGCTGGAAAAGAACGACCTGCTGCAGCATGCGTCCGGAATCCTGCGAGCCCTGGACAAGCTGGACAAAATCGGGCGAGACAAGGTCGTCGCCGAAATGGTCGAACAGGTTGGCATTTCAGAAGCGCAGGCTGGCAACGTGCTGGACATGGCGATGCTAACCGGCACACCTGACGAAATTCTCACTTCACTGGATGGCATGCTGCAAGGAAGCGAAACGGGCGAAACCGGGTTGAGCAACCTGCAGGAGTTATTTGGCACGATTCGAACGTGCGGCCTGCCTCAGGACCGAGTTACCCTTGACGTTTCGATCGCCCGCGGTCTGAATTACTACACCGGCACTATCTACGAAACCTTCCTTGGTGACTTGCCCGGCATCGGCAGCGTGTGTTCCGGCGGGCGCTACGACAACCTGGCCCAGCTCTTCACATCGCAGAAGCTGCCAGGCGTGGGCGCAAGTCTGGGCGTTGACCGCATGCTGGCCGCCATGGAGGAACTCGGCATGACGGAAAAGGCGACAACGCCGGCCCCCGTCCTGGTGACGATGTTCGAACGTGAACGAGCGGCAGACTACATGCAAATCGCCAGAACGCTGCGGCAGGCGGGAATCGGTGCTGAAGTCTTTCCCGAAGCGAAGGGGATTGGCAAGCAGATGAAGTATGCCAATCGCAAAGGCTTTCAAGTCGCGTTGATTGCAGGCACCGACGAATTTGCCAGCGGGACATGGCAGGTCAAGGGACTCGTCGATGGCTCGCAGCAGCAGGTCGCCACGGAACAGGTTGTGGCAACGATTGAGGCGCTAATCCGCTAA
- a CDS encoding ABC transporter permease, whose protein sequence is MYHFRVFATFLRNALIREMMFQGNFLIQIITRAFWFVAQIALFKIIYSKVPEINGWTEDQYFAFMATGMLINGIVETFFMPNCANLSEQIRTGRLDFALVKPLDTQFLVSLERVNLAMLSQVALALGLLIRSLYRIGEPISVMQLVMYLAFVLIGVLFFYSLMVVTACSSIFLGRNQGLYDFWFYITVFARYPRSIYDGRDASQRFEAGEVLQFGFSYIVPILLVVTVPARVIVDTLEQKHWMLVALMSAVVGMLISRAVFSWSLGHYRSASS, encoded by the coding sequence ATGTACCACTTCCGCGTCTTTGCGACGTTTCTTCGCAATGCTTTGATCCGTGAGATGATGTTTCAGGGCAATTTCCTGATCCAGATCATCACGCGCGCGTTTTGGTTTGTTGCTCAAATTGCGCTGTTCAAGATCATCTACAGCAAAGTCCCGGAGATCAACGGGTGGACTGAGGACCAGTATTTTGCGTTCATGGCCACTGGCATGCTGATCAACGGCATTGTCGAGACGTTTTTCATGCCAAATTGCGCGAACCTCAGCGAGCAGATTCGCACCGGGAGGCTGGACTTCGCTTTGGTGAAACCGCTGGACACTCAATTTCTGGTGTCGCTGGAACGAGTCAACCTGGCGATGTTAAGCCAGGTGGCGTTGGCCCTGGGATTGCTGATCCGATCGCTGTACCGAATTGGTGAACCGATCTCGGTGATGCAGTTGGTGATGTATCTGGCCTTCGTGCTGATCGGTGTGCTGTTCTTTTATTCTTTGATGGTGGTAACGGCATGCAGCAGCATTTTTCTGGGCCGCAATCAGGGCCTGTACGACTTCTGGTTTTATATCACCGTGTTCGCTCGCTACCCGCGCAGCATTTACGACGGGCGAGATGCTTCGCAGCGTTTTGAAGCTGGTGAAGTGTTGCAGTTTGGGTTTTCGTACATCGTGCCCATCCTGTTGGTGGTGACCGTGCCGGCACGAGTCATCGTGGACACACTAGAGCAAAAGCACTGGATGCTGGTGGCGTTGATGTCGGCCGTTGTGGGGATGTTAATTTCCCGGGCCGTGTTTTCGTGGTCGCTGGGACACTACCGCAGCGCCAGCAGTTAA